From a single Poecilia reticulata strain Guanapo linkage group LG2, Guppy_female_1.0+MT, whole genome shotgun sequence genomic region:
- the dnajc5ab gene encoding dnaJ homolog subfamily C member 5, translating into MDHQRQRTLSTSGESLYVVLGVDKNATTEDIKKCYRKLALKFHPDKNPDNPDAAEKFKEINNAHSILVDPTKKNIYDKYGSLGLYVAEQFGEENVNTYFVLSSWWAKALFAFCCLATGCYCCCCLCCCCNCCCGKCKPRPPMDQEPEFYVTPEDLEAQMTADERDGSDPIVMQPSSATETTQLTSEARQSYKTDSY; encoded by the exons ATGGACCACCAGCGGCAGAGGACTCTGTCCACTTCAGGAGAATCGCTCTACGTTGTCCTCGGAGTCGACAAGAACGCCACAACAGAGGACATCAAGAAATGTTACAG AAAACTGGCGCTGAAGTTTCACCCTGACAAAAACCCGGACAACCCGGACGCGGctgaaaagtttaaagaaatcaaCAACGCTCACTCCATCCTGGTGGATCCCACCAAGAAGAACATCTACGACAAGTACGGCTCCCTGGGCCTCTACGTGGCGGAGCAGTTCGGAGAGGAGAACGTCAACACCTACTTCGTTCTGTCCAGCTGGTGGGCCAAG GCTTTGTTTGCCTTCTGTTGCCTGGCAACAGGTTGCTACTGCTGCTGTtgcctgtgctgctgctgtaacTGCTGCTGCGGTAAATGTAAACCCCGGCCGCCGATGGACCAGGAGCCTGAGTTCTACGTGACCCCTGAGGACCTGGAGGCCCAGATGACTGCAGACGAGAGAG ACGGCAGCGATCCCATCGTCATGCAGCCGTCATCGGCCACAGAAACCACCCAGCTCACCTCTGAAGCGCGCCAAAGCTACAAAACCGACTCCTactag